A section of the Candidatus Thermoplasmatota archaeon genome encodes:
- a CDS encoding TrpB-like pyridoxal phosphate-dependent enzyme, with translation MKPVRTDLTPEEMPKRWYNILPDLPEPLAPPLNPATKKPISPTDLEVLFPKALIAQEMSSDNYIDIPDEVLQGYMMVNRPSPLQRAVGLEKALKTPAKIYFKREDLSPAGSHKTNTSLAQAYYNMKEGVEHLTTETGAGQWGTALSLACSHFGLSCKVFMVRVSYDQKPYRREMMRVYGAEVNPSPSNLTEFGRKMLAKDPKHPGSLGIAISEAMEMALKDGKTHYSLGSVLNHVMLHQTIIGEETLLQFKKLDEEPDYMIGCVGGGSNFAGFTFPAIGQKLKKKKMMNTEFIAVEPTVVPSLTGGKYEYDFGDTAGMTPLLLMYTLGHNFVPSPIHAGGLRYHGAAPTVSLLVNKKVVKPVAFEQKEVFSAAMMFARAEGIIPAPETSHAIKAAVDLALEAKKKNEKKIIALNFSGHGLLDLGGYQQYLDGKIT, from the coding sequence GTGAAGCCCGTACGAACGGACCTGACACCCGAAGAGATGCCCAAGAGATGGTACAACATACTGCCTGACCTTCCGGAGCCTCTAGCTCCTCCATTGAACCCGGCGACGAAGAAGCCGATCTCGCCGACCGACCTTGAGGTTCTGTTCCCTAAGGCGCTGATCGCACAGGAGATGTCCTCGGACAACTACATAGACATCCCCGACGAAGTGCTCCAGGGATACATGATGGTCAACAGGCCGAGCCCGCTGCAGAGAGCGGTCGGACTGGAGAAGGCCCTCAAGACGCCGGCGAAGATATACTTCAAGCGTGAGGACCTGAGCCCGGCGGGGAGCCACAAGACGAACACATCGCTCGCTCAGGCGTACTACAACATGAAAGAGGGCGTCGAGCACCTGACGACAGAGACAGGGGCGGGCCAGTGGGGCACCGCGCTCAGCCTTGCATGCAGTCACTTCGGGCTCAGCTGCAAGGTCTTCATGGTCCGCGTATCATACGACCAGAAGCCGTACAGGCGCGAGATGATGCGCGTCTACGGTGCGGAGGTCAACCCGTCCCCGAGCAACCTCACGGAGTTCGGCAGGAAGATGCTCGCGAAGGACCCGAAGCACCCGGGCTCGCTGGGTATCGCCATCAGCGAGGCAATGGAGATGGCGCTCAAGGACGGCAAGACTCATTACAGCCTGGGGAGCGTCCTCAACCACGTCATGCTGCACCAGACGATCATAGGTGAGGAGACACTACTGCAGTTCAAGAAGCTCGACGAGGAGCCCGACTACATGATTGGTTGCGTAGGTGGCGGTTCTAACTTCGCAGGGTTCACGTTCCCTGCCATAGGCCAGAAATTGAAGAAGAAGAAGATGATGAACACGGAGTTCATCGCCGTCGAACCCACTGTGGTCCCGAGCTTGACAGGCGGGAAGTACGAATACGACTTCGGAGACACTGCCGGCATGACTCCCCTACTCCTGATGTACACGCTGGGCCACAACTTCGTGCCTTCTCCCATCCACGCGGGCGGACTGAGGTACCACGGTGCTGCGCCGACTGTGAGCCTTCTCGTGAACAAGAAAGTGGTCAAGCCGGTCGCGTTCGAGCAGAAGGAGGTCTTCAGTGCGGCGATGATGTTCGCGAGAGCCGAGGGCATAATCCCTGCTCCGGAGACGAGCCACGCGATCAAGGCGGCCGTGGACCTCGCGCTCGAGGCCAAGAAGAAGAACGAGAAGAAGATCATCGCACTGAACTTCTCGGGCCACGGGCTCCTGGACCTCGGAGGCTACCAGCAGTACCTCGACGGGAAGATAACCTAG
- a CDS encoding flavodoxin family protein — translation MKVLAINGSPRKGGNTQTMIDEAAKVLRKAGIEVESLSIRDLDVRPCTGCEVCFDGSWHCPIKDDGLRLIEKMVGADGIILASPIYCGGVTAQLKAIMDRSVIAYQNKDLKDKVGGAICVGAGSHGGQELAVLQLVSTFAMQDMIVAGPGGGMPGAMSTAGDKGDARKDKDGLQSARELGKRMAELLKR, via the coding sequence ATGAAAGTGCTGGCGATCAACGGCAGCCCCAGGAAGGGCGGGAACACACAAACCATGATCGATGAGGCGGCCAAGGTTCTGAGGAAGGCGGGGATAGAGGTCGAGTCACTTTCGATCAGGGATCTAGATGTCAGGCCGTGCACAGGATGCGAGGTATGCTTCGACGGATCCTGGCACTGCCCGATCAAGGATGACGGACTCAGGCTGATAGAGAAGATGGTCGGCGCGGACGGAATCATCCTGGCGTCGCCAATCTACTGCGGAGGTGTCACCGCACAACTGAAGGCAATCATGGACAGGTCGGTCATAGCGTACCAGAACAAGGACCTCAAGGACAAGGTGGGAGGAGCGATCTGCGTCGGCGCCGGGTCCCATGGCGGGCAGGAGCTGGCAGTGCTCCAGCTGGTCTCTACTTTCGCAATGCAGGACATGATCGTCGCCGGTCCCGGCGGCGGCATGCCAGGGGCGATGAGCACTGCCGGCGACAAAGGCGACGCGAGAAAGGACAAGGACGGCCTTCAGAGCGCGAGGGAACTCGGAAAACGCATGGCTGAACTGCTCAAGAGGTGA
- a CDS encoding HD domain-containing protein has protein sequence MLSEVVCGRTSYRSTPETDAATAIEHTEIRQLREATFGPHLTKSIYVPLPITRSRNGVTREQKRMASKQIVGELKPGDRVDSYFSVNYKKPVVDYKYGSMFEFRVADRSGQITVKYWGGSDKAAVERLHDSFDREEVVRIKGEVAEYRGLLEISINDKNGGSVTRLDEGLYDIRELIKTYENIGEMRSRLSDIIGTVKDADMKRLLEAFFKDKEFMEAFATSPASIQLHSAAVGGLIHHTLNVAAMCERIAELHAELDRDLLMTGALLHDIGKVQSFKVTSNINQTKEGNLLGHIILGDQELMARIAGIDGFPELLSSKIRHILLSHHGKKEWGSPVEPMFPEALAVHEADDIDAKLDNMITKREEAVTEDDWIWDARHGRLIYLK, from the coding sequence GTGCTATCGGAGGTCGTGTGCGGCCGAACGTCGTACCGCTCGACTCCGGAGACAGATGCGGCGACGGCGATTGAGCATACCGAGATCCGACAGCTGAGGGAAGCGACTTTCGGCCCACATCTGACAAAGAGCATATACGTGCCGTTGCCCATAACCCGGTCAAGAAACGGAGTGACAAGGGAGCAGAAGCGCATGGCATCCAAGCAGATCGTAGGCGAACTCAAGCCGGGGGACAGGGTCGACAGCTACTTCTCTGTGAACTACAAGAAACCCGTCGTGGACTACAAGTACGGGTCGATGTTCGAATTCAGGGTGGCGGACAGGTCCGGCCAGATAACGGTCAAGTACTGGGGTGGCTCCGACAAGGCGGCCGTCGAGAGGCTGCACGACTCCTTCGACCGTGAGGAGGTCGTGAGGATCAAGGGCGAGGTCGCTGAGTACAGAGGCCTGCTCGAGATATCGATCAATGACAAGAACGGCGGGTCAGTCACGAGGCTCGATGAGGGATTGTACGACATCAGAGAACTGATCAAGACTTATGAGAACATCGGCGAGATGAGGTCCCGGCTGTCGGACATCATAGGCACGGTCAAGGACGCAGACATGAAGAGGCTCCTGGAGGCGTTCTTCAAGGACAAGGAGTTCATGGAAGCGTTCGCGACATCGCCCGCTTCCATACAGCTACATTCAGCAGCCGTCGGAGGGCTCATCCACCACACGCTGAACGTGGCGGCAATGTGCGAGCGAATCGCCGAGCTGCACGCTGAGCTTGACAGAGATCTCCTGATGACCGGGGCGCTCCTACACGACATAGGCAAGGTCCAGAGCTTCAAGGTCACTAGCAACATCAACCAGACCAAGGAAGGGAACCTGCTCGGGCACATCATACTCGGCGACCAGGAGCTCATGGCCCGGATCGCGGGAATCGATGGTTTCCCTGAGCTGCTCAGCTCGAAGATCAGGCACATACTTCTATCGCACCACGGCAAGAAGGAGTGGGGTTCTCCAGTGGAGCCGATGTTCCCTGAGGCACTCGCCGTCCACGAAGCCGACGACATCGACGCCAAGCTCGACAACATGATCACGAAGAGGGAAGAGGCCGTGACCGAAGACGATTGGATCTGGGACGCGAGGCACGGCCGGCTGATCTACCTCAAGTGA
- a CDS encoding phosphoribosylaminoimidazolesuccinocarboxamide synthase — protein MKLTRQGKVKDVYEVDQRTLEFVFTDKISVFDKTIPSLIPHKGETLCRSSAFWFQVARSCGIKTHFRELVPPNRMRVAKVQVLEYPKINKKTNNYLIPLEVICRHYVAGSLWDGIQNGQVKPAKLGFKAKKEVKYGDKLPEPYVEFTTKLEKVDRLVTKKEAQKIACLTNDEYNDIIGAVLKIDEQIAEEVEKRDLIHVDGKKEYAFDEDRELMIVDTFGTADEDRWWDWESYSKGQFVELSKENVRQYYRQLGYYDKLMEARKMGKVEPKIPSLPEAKIKEISELYIDMFERITGESYK, from the coding sequence ATGAAACTGACTCGCCAAGGCAAGGTGAAAGACGTATACGAGGTGGATCAGCGCACACTCGAGTTCGTCTTCACAGACAAGATATCCGTCTTCGACAAGACCATTCCATCTCTCATACCGCACAAGGGCGAGACCCTGTGCAGATCGAGTGCGTTCTGGTTCCAGGTGGCGCGCTCGTGCGGCATCAAGACCCATTTCAGGGAGCTCGTACCTCCGAACAGGATGCGCGTTGCCAAGGTCCAGGTGCTCGAGTATCCCAAGATAAACAAGAAAACCAATAACTATCTCATTCCGCTCGAGGTCATATGCAGGCACTATGTTGCCGGCTCCCTCTGGGATGGGATCCAGAACGGCCAGGTGAAGCCCGCGAAGCTCGGGTTCAAGGCGAAAAAGGAGGTCAAGTACGGCGACAAGCTCCCGGAACCGTACGTCGAGTTCACGACCAAGCTGGAGAAGGTCGACCGATTGGTCACGAAGAAGGAGGCCCAGAAGATAGCGTGCCTCACTAATGACGAGTACAACGATATCATAGGGGCAGTCCTGAAGATAGACGAGCAGATTGCCGAGGAAGTCGAGAAGAGAGACCTCATTCATGTGGACGGGAAGAAGGAGTACGCGTTCGATGAGGATCGCGAGCTCATGATAGTCGATACGTTCGGGACTGCTGACGAGGATCGCTGGTGGGACTGGGAGAGCTACTCGAAGGGCCAGTTCGTGGAGCTCAGCAAGGAGAATGTGAGGCAGTACTACAGGCAGCTGGGCTACTACGACAAGCTCATGGAGGCCAGGAAGATGGGCAAGGTCGAGCCCAAGATCCCGTCCCTGCCTGAAGCGAAGATCAAGGAGATCTCCGAGCTGTACATCGATATGTTCGAGCGCATCACGGGCGAGAGCTACAAGTGA